One region of Bartonella alsatica genomic DNA includes:
- a CDS encoding TPM domain-containing protein — MKPFRYSLQLNVFLYLFVLLSTLYLIIALRNITYAQPQFPPLTSYVNDLAHLLDNATKQDLTVKLTELEEKTGDQIVIITLPTLSGNDIETYSNSLFRKWALGQKQINNGVLLVIAPNEREMRIEVGYGLEGVLTDSLSAVIINTFALPNFREKNYQKGIIETVHAIINVITKSDSDFSFRIKEKAKIIEEQRKQAEKEEMIANTIIFLILFIMFGLPILAMIFGKKVGPQKYLWMGIIFTPWFLNLNASGRRSAGIFGNNSRRGEFRGGGGSSGGGGATGKW; from the coding sequence ATGAAACCGTTTCGATACTCTCTACAACTCAATGTTTTTCTATATTTATTTGTTTTATTGAGCACTTTATATTTAATCATTGCATTGAGAAATATCACTTACGCGCAGCCTCAATTTCCTCCCTTAACTAGCTATGTTAATGACTTGGCTCATTTGCTTGATAATGCTACAAAGCAGGATCTAACAGTAAAACTGACTGAGCTCGAAGAAAAAACTGGAGATCAAATTGTTATCATAACTCTTCCTACTCTTTCAGGGAACGATATAGAAACATATAGTAATTCTCTTTTCCGCAAATGGGCATTAGGTCAAAAACAGATCAATAACGGTGTATTACTTGTCATTGCTCCTAATGAACGCGAAATGCGTATCGAAGTAGGTTATGGTTTAGAAGGAGTATTAACTGATTCTCTTTCCGCAGTTATTATTAATACCTTCGCTCTTCCCAATTTTCGTGAAAAGAATTATCAAAAAGGAATTATTGAAACAGTTCATGCAATTATCAATGTCATTACAAAAAGTGATTCTGATTTCTCTTTTCGAATTAAGGAGAAAGCTAAAATTATTGAAGAACAACGTAAACAAGCTGAAAAAGAAGAAATGATAGCTAATACAATCATATTTTTAATCCTTTTTATAATGTTTGGTTTACCCATCCTTGCAATGATTTTTGGAAAAAAAGTAGGCCCACAAAAATATCTCTGGATGGGTATCATCTTCACACCTTGGTTTTTAAATTTAAATGCTAGTGGTAGACGTTCTGCTGGAATCTTTGGAAATAATTCAAGAAGAGGAGAATTTAGAGGTGGTGGTGGATCGTCTGGTGGTGGTGGAGCCACAGGAAAATGGTAA
- a CDS encoding LemA family protein → MLNVRNASIIFIYPMIKMLRRFLIAIFLACLIPSLSGCGFNTIPTNEERAQAAWSEVLNQYQRRTDLIPNLVETVKAYASHEQAVFTNVIEARAKATQVKINADMLNNPKIMQQYLNNQANLSSALSRLMAVVENYPDLKANQNFLALQSQLEGTENRISVARRDYIESVRIYNTSLKTMPTMIWAKLWFRDAKPMPTFTIDINSQQTPKVNFN, encoded by the coding sequence ATGTTAAATGTACGAAATGCTTCAATTATATTTATTTATCCCATGATTAAAATGTTAAGACGATTCTTAATCGCTATTTTCTTGGCATGTTTAATACCATCTTTAAGCGGTTGCGGATTTAATACGATACCAACAAATGAAGAAAGAGCGCAGGCAGCATGGAGTGAAGTGTTAAACCAATATCAGCGCCGAACAGATCTCATTCCTAATCTTGTAGAAACTGTTAAAGCCTATGCATCTCATGAACAAGCTGTTTTTACTAATGTTATTGAAGCACGTGCAAAAGCAACGCAAGTAAAAATTAATGCTGATATGTTAAATAACCCAAAAATAATGCAGCAATATCTTAACAATCAAGCAAATTTATCAAGCGCACTTTCGCGCCTTATGGCTGTTGTTGAAAACTATCCTGATCTCAAAGCAAATCAAAATTTTCTCGCTCTCCAATCACAATTAGAAGGGACTGAAAACCGTATTTCTGTTGCTCGCCGTGACTATATTGAATCCGTACGTATTTACAACACGTCACTAAAAACAATGCCAACAATGATTTGGGCAAAATTGTGGTTTCGTGATGCTAAACCTATGCCAACATTCACTATTGACATCAACAGTCAACAAACGCCGAAGGTCAATTTTAATTAA
- a CDS encoding type II toxin-antitoxin system HicA family toxin: MEQDSRKIIAKLKRDGFEFIKVKGSHHKSKKDGKVVIVPHPKKNLPIGTARSIAQQAGWLKKEKKNEKIFCSCS; this comes from the coding sequence ATGGAACAAGATAGCCGAAAAATCATTGCAAAATTAAAGCGTGATGGCTTTGAATTTATCAAAGTAAAAGGTTCTCATCATAAATCAAAAAAAGATGGTAAGGTTGTTATTGTTCCACATCCTAAAAAAAATCTTCCGATTGGTACAGCACGTTCTATCGCACAACAAGCAGGTTGGTTAAAAAAGGAGAAGAAAAATGAAAAGATTTTTTGCTCTTGTTCATAA
- a CDS encoding type II toxin-antitoxin system HicB family antitoxin, with amino-acid sequence MKRFFALVHKDEDSAFGVQFPDFEGLFSAADEEENLIANATEALQLYCEDIDIVPIPSKFEEVIQRESVKTALSEGAFLIQVPFIENDAEVVRTNISIERGLLRAIDDCAQERGLTRSAFLATAARHELNI; translated from the coding sequence ATGAAAAGATTTTTTGCTCTTGTTCATAAAGATGAAGATTCTGCTTTTGGTGTTCAGTTTCCTGATTTTGAGGGGCTTTTTTCTGCTGCTGATGAGGAAGAAAATTTAATCGCAAATGCAACAGAAGCACTTCAACTTTATTGTGAAGATATAGATATAGTGCCTATTCCTTCAAAATTTGAAGAAGTCATACAACGGGAATCTGTCAAAACAGCTTTGTCAGAAGGAGCCTTTTTAATACAAGTTCCTTTTATTGAAAATGATGCGGAAGTGGTACGTACGAATATATCTATTGAAAGAGGACTCTTACGTGCAATTGATGATTGTGCACAAGAAAGAGGTTTAACAAGATCTGCTTTTTTGGCAACAGCAGCCCGCCATGAGCTTAATATTTAG